A stretch of the Papaver somniferum cultivar HN1 chromosome 6, ASM357369v1, whole genome shotgun sequence genome encodes the following:
- the LOC113289583 gene encoding uncharacterized protein LOC113289583, which translates to MATASSVSSVPRNTYWVLRHGKSIPNEKGIIISTMENGVLPEYQLTAEGINQAKLAGELFQVWLKEHNIPIENVRIFYSPFSRTEQTAEVVASVLNLPFESSSQCKAMVEFRERFFGPSFEFKDHNNIGNIWDQDEKNPFLRPEEGGESAADVASRLGNAVETMEKELQGCVVMVVSHGDPLQILQAVLHGINEYKGPADGNFKSRVEAIKTHSTLSHHRQKFALLNGELRQVL; encoded by the exons ATGGCAACAGCCTCTTCTGTGAGTTCTGTCCCTCGGAACACATACTGGGTTCTGAGACATGGGAAAAGCATTCCAAATGAAAAAGGCATCATAATCTCAACAATG GAAAATGGAGTACTTCCAGAATATCAATTGACAGCTGAAGGGATCAACCAAGCGAAATTGGCTGGTGAATTATTCCAAGTCTGGTTGAAGGAACATAATATACCAATAGAAAATGTCAGGATTTTCTACTCTCCATTTTCAAGAACAGAACAAACTGCTGAAGTTGTTGCTTCTGTTCTTAATCTTCCATTTGAATCAAGTTCTCAGTGCAAG GCCATGGTAGAATTTCGCGAGCGGTTCTTCGGACCTTCATTTGAGTTTAAAGATCATAACAAT ATCGGTAACATATGGGATCAAGATGAGAAGAATCCATTCTTACGGCCAGAAGAAGGCGGAGAAAGTGCTGCAGACGTTGCTTCAAGACTTGGAAATGCCGTGGAAACCATGGAGAAAGAGCTTCAAGG ATGTGTGGTAATGGTTGTTAGCCACGGTGATCCGCTGCAAATCTTGCAAGCAGTACTGCACGGAATCAATGAATATAAAGGACCTGCAGATGGAAATTTCAAGTCCAGGGTAGAAGCCATCAAAACTCACTCCACCTTGTCACATCACCGCCAAAAGTTCGCCCTACTTAATGGAGAATTACGACAAGTTCTGTAA
- the LOC113289584 gene encoding uncharacterized protein LOC113289584 translates to MAKFSFLGNKYWILRHGKSIPNEKGLIVSSLENGVLSEYQLADEGVHQARLAGESFQKVLKENNIPIENVRICYSPFSRTRHTAQVAASVLNVSLAGPQCKVMEELRERFFGPSFELQSHDKYAEIWDHDEKGPFMKPEEGGESVADVASRLATAVEAIEKDFQGCAVLVVSHGDPLQILQTIISATDKAPGGDFKTRVEAVKVPSILSQHRKFALNTGELRQLV, encoded by the exons ATGGCGAAATTCAGTTTCCTGGGAAACAAATACTGGATTCTGCGACATGGTAAAAGCATCCCTAATGAGAAAGGCCTCATCGTTTCTTCTTTG GAAAATGGGGTTCTTTCAGAATACCAATTAGCTGATGAAGGTGTTCACCAAGCAAGATTAGCAGGTGAATCATTCCAAAAG GTATTGAAGGAAAAcaatataccaattgaaaatgttaGAATTTGCTACTCTCCATTTTCAAGAACAAGACACACTGCTCAAGTTGCTGCTTCTGTTCTCAATGTTTCCCTCGCAGGTCCTCAGTGTAAG GTGATGGAAGAACTTCGGGAGCGTTTCTTTGGGCCTTCATTTGAACTTCAATCACATGACAAA TATGCAGAGATATGGGATCACGACGAGAAGGGCCCGTTCATGAAGCCTGAAGAAGGTGGAGAAAGTGTGGCCGACGTCGCTTCAAGACTTGCTACTGCTGTGGAAGCCATCGAGAAAGATTTCCAAGG GTGTGCAGTATTGGTTGTCAGTCATGGGGATCCACTGCAAATTCTTCAAACAATAATAAGTGCAACTGATAAAGCACCTGGTGGTGATTTCAAGACAAGAGTAGAGGCGGTGAAAGTGCCTTCCATCTTGTCACAGCACCGGAAATTTGCCTTAAATACTGGAGAACTCCGACAACTCGTTTAA
- the LOC113291589 gene encoding uncharacterized protein LOC113291589, with the protein MSTETAKWCNSLEKSLCELLIVQILGGKKPKSFVKEAWIEVKDEFNKKNGQNFTMDQIKNRYNLFRVRHNDMKKLMSLSGFEWDSEDKKIIVDDEGVWDAYLGEYPDKKKYKTNGCPIYEELCTIFGGSTVTGSNAYASAQSVDDDTPVKSSRQGSSVVGVEEVSESSTEKANERGKRKAPATIDYGQTKRATSTAGLSEALFAIADATKAKHVIDLDKDPFSIPNCTKYLQSLDGVSVRSLMGALEKFQDVGWRQVFMSLDPNNQKEWLKSLGS; encoded by the exons ATGTCGACTGAGACTGCCAAATGGTGTAATAGTTTGGAAAAAAGCCTATGTGAACTTTTGATAGTTCAAATACTTGGTGGTAAGAAGCCTAAATCATTTGTGAAAGAAGCTTGGATTGAAGTAAAagatgaattcaacaagaaaaatggacagaattttACTATGGATCAAATTAAGAATAGGTATAATTTGTTCAGGGTTAGACACAATGACATGAAGAAGCTCATGTCCCTTAGTGGCTTTGAATGGGATTCGGAAGATAAAAAGATTATAGTTGACGACGAAGGAGTGTGGGATGCATATCTTGGG GAATACCCGGATAAAAAAAAGTATAAGACAAATGGTTGCCCTATCTATGAAGAGTTGTGTACCATTTTTGGCGGTTCAACTGTAACTGGTTCTAATGCGTATGCTTCGGCTCAGAGCGTAGATGATGATACTCCAGTTAAGTCCTCGAGGCAGGGGTCGTCCGTTGTTGGGGTGGAAGAAGTAAGTGAAAGCTCAACAGAGAAAGCTAATGAAAGAGGAAAGCGAAAAGCTCCAGCAACAATTGATTATGGTCAAACTAAGAGAGCTACAAGTACTGCTGGTCTGAGTGAAGCTTTGTTTGCTATTGCTGATGCCACAAAAGCTAAACATGTTATTGATTTGGATAAGGATCCTTTTTCAATTCCAAATTGTACAAAGTATTTGCAATCTCTTGATGGCGTGAGTGTTCGAAGTTTAATGGGGGCGTTAGAGAAGTTTCAAGATGTTGGATGGAGACAAGTTTTTATGTCACTAGATCCTAATAATCAGAAGGAATGGCTGAAGAGTCTCGGGTCTTAG